From Candidatus Brocadiaceae bacterium, the proteins below share one genomic window:
- a CDS encoding OprO/OprP family phosphate-selective porin, producing the protein MGRKWLKYSFLLVLIPFGIGIGGVVQGNNVSAGELDEVKWQLKQMEEMFARQQEQMQALRDRLEDMEREAASVAKEEVKQTIEESRFVTKEETEQVVRDYFSTEEARNLMAVGMPDITIKYTPEDKKTALQIATTDGRYSLGIGGRLQMRYTYKDQDSDFGEEDKQNIDVRRARINFGGNIYSKDVHYYMEFDGDKFDVGVRDFYVYWTPAAELNTKVGYFKVPFNRQRVTSSSALLFQDRSIASEFFDQDRDYGVDVYGKPFEGKMEYHVAMFQGAGEDEEDWDDGKDNFDNELMYVVNLRYNPFGKYNYFDETDLEYSEKLKATIGAAVTFNAKKKDEKQEEFNNVAAVADLGVKYRGLSWNSEYYLMSRDPESGGSSLDSEGFFTQLGCFVLPEKLELAGRFSMVDPDTDISSDIQREYTFGVNYYLRNHRSKVNVDFAHLVTETDTEDEDENRFKVQYQIMF; encoded by the coding sequence ATGGGTAGAAAATGGTTGAAATATTCATTTTTGCTGGTATTGATACCTTTCGGTATAGGTATTGGAGGTGTGGTTCAGGGCAATAACGTGTCTGCCGGAGAACTGGATGAAGTAAAGTGGCAGTTGAAACAGATGGAGGAGATGTTTGCCAGACAGCAGGAACAGATGCAGGCCTTGCGTGATCGATTGGAAGACATGGAAAGGGAGGCTGCTTCTGTCGCAAAAGAAGAGGTAAAACAGACGATTGAGGAATCCCGGTTTGTCACAAAGGAGGAGACAGAGCAGGTCGTAAGGGATTATTTCTCAACGGAAGAGGCGCGAAATCTCATGGCGGTGGGCATGCCTGATATCACCATAAAGTACACCCCTGAAGACAAAAAAACCGCCCTGCAGATTGCGACAACCGATGGCAGATACTCATTGGGTATCGGCGGGAGGCTGCAGATGCGATATACCTACAAGGATCAGGATTCCGATTTCGGAGAGGAAGACAAGCAGAATATTGATGTCCGGCGCGCGAGAATCAATTTCGGGGGAAATATCTACAGTAAGGATGTTCATTATTATATGGAGTTTGACGGCGACAAATTTGATGTGGGGGTCAGGGATTTTTATGTGTACTGGACACCGGCTGCCGAGTTGAACACAAAAGTCGGTTATTTCAAGGTGCCGTTTAACCGCCAGAGGGTGACATCGTCATCCGCCCTTCTTTTTCAGGACCGGTCTATTGCCAGTGAGTTCTTTGATCAGGATCGTGATTATGGTGTGGATGTGTACGGAAAACCGTTTGAGGGGAAGATGGAGTATCATGTAGCAATGTTTCAGGGGGCAGGAGAGGATGAAGAGGACTGGGATGACGGAAAAGACAACTTTGACAATGAGCTCATGTATGTCGTGAACCTGCGATATAATCCTTTCGGGAAGTATAACTATTTTGATGAAACCGATCTCGAATATTCAGAAAAACTGAAGGCAACGATTGGTGCGGCGGTTACCTTTAATGCAAAGAAAAAGGATGAAAAGCAGGAAGAATTTAATAATGTTGCGGCCGTTGCTGATCTTGGGGTGAAATACCGTGGTCTTTCATGGAACAGTGAGTACTATCTCATGTCGCGGGACCCTGAGTCCGGCGGAAGTTCACTCGATTCAGAGGGGTTTTTTACCCAGCTGGGCTGTTTTGTATTGCCGGAGAAACTGGAACTTGCCGGTCGGTTTTCCATGGTCGATCCTGATACGGATATTTCAAGTGATATTCAGAGGGAGTATACCTTCGGTGTGAATTATTATCTGCGTAACCATCGTTCAAAGGTGAATGTTGATTTTGCGCACCTTGTAACGGAAACGGATACGGAAGATGAAGATGAGAACAGGTTTAAGGTTCAATATCAGATTATGTTTTAG
- a CDS encoding tetratricopeptide repeat protein — translation MKKLKLKIVPYRYISLVLFFLAVGGIIFPETPARASQLSPFDLEIWTDPAFRKRFAESYMAETEIEPRVTTVERDRMQKVLEHISSDEMDKAALLLEKSRGQTANALYDFMLANIFFQQEKLDQASEIYQVAVEKYPKFRRAWRNLGLIYIRQNEFEKALPALTRVIELGGGDALTYGLLGYAYTSVENHLCAESAFRMAIMLDPGTMDWKMGLARSLFKQESYAQAVALCGSLIAEHPERADLWLLQANAYIGLKLPLKAAENYEFVDRLGKSTVDSLNMLGDIYINEGLYEMAVNSYIRAMERNPQPDVERVIRAAKVLTTRGVLGETRQLIARMEAIHGNQLGTDDRKELLKLRARLAVAEGTGEEEASVLEEIVALDPLDGEALILLGQHNSRTGKNEKAIFYYERAASIEKYEADARVRHAQLLVSTGKYAEALPLLRRSQQLKPRDDVQKYLEQVEHAAKSR, via the coding sequence ATGAAGAAACTGAAGTTGAAGATTGTACCGTATCGATATATCTCTCTTGTCCTTTTTTTTCTGGCAGTAGGAGGTATTATTTTTCCCGAAACACCGGCCAGGGCTTCTCAGTTGAGTCCGTTCGATCTTGAGATATGGACCGATCCGGCATTCCGGAAGCGGTTTGCTGAGAGCTATATGGCGGAGACGGAAATAGAGCCGCGCGTTACGACCGTCGAACGTGACAGGATGCAGAAGGTGCTTGAACACATTTCGTCTGATGAGATGGACAAGGCGGCCCTTCTGCTCGAAAAAAGCCGGGGTCAAACGGCAAACGCTCTGTACGATTTCATGTTGGCCAACATTTTTTTCCAGCAGGAAAAACTTGATCAGGCATCAGAGATCTATCAGGTAGCCGTGGAAAAATATCCAAAATTCCGCCGCGCCTGGAGGAATCTTGGATTGATCTATATCCGGCAGAACGAATTCGAAAAAGCGTTGCCCGCCCTCACGCGGGTGATTGAACTTGGCGGTGGGGATGCACTTACCTACGGTCTGCTCGGATATGCCTATACTTCTGTCGAAAATCACCTTTGTGCCGAATCTGCTTTCCGCATGGCCATTATGCTGGACCCGGGTACGATGGATTGGAAGATGGGCCTTGCGCGCAGCCTCTTCAAACAGGAAAGTTACGCGCAGGCCGTTGCGCTCTGCGGGAGTCTGATTGCCGAACATCCTGAACGTGCGGATCTCTGGTTGCTGCAGGCCAATGCCTATATAGGGCTCAAATTACCGCTCAAGGCGGCTGAAAACTATGAATTCGTAGACCGCCTTGGAAAATCTACCGTTGACAGCCTCAACATGCTGGGAGACATTTACATCAATGAAGGGCTCTACGAGATGGCGGTCAACTCCTACATCCGTGCTATGGAAAGGAATCCTCAGCCTGATGTGGAGCGTGTTATTCGGGCCGCCAAGGTACTTACGACACGCGGGGTGCTCGGGGAGACCAGACAGTTGATCGCGCGCATGGAGGCTATTCACGGGAATCAGCTTGGAACCGATGACAGGAAGGAGCTGCTTAAACTCAGAGCCCGTCTTGCTGTTGCTGAAGGAACGGGAGAGGAGGAGGCCAGTGTGCTTGAGGAAATAGTTGCACTTGACCCGCTGGACGGAGAAGCGCTCATCCTGCTTGGACAACATAACAGTCGCACCGGAAAGAATGAAAAAGCGATATTTTATTATGAACGGGCCGCCAGCATTGAAAAATATGAGGCGGATGCCAGGGTGCGCCATGCCCAGTTGCTGGTGAGTACGGGGAAATACGCGGAGGCGCTGCCGCTGCTTCGCAGGTCCCAGCAACTGAAACCGCGCGACGATGTCCAGAAGTACCTGGAACAGGTCGAGCATGCCGCAAAATCCCGATAG
- a CDS encoding MotA/TolQ/ExbB proton channel family protein, translating into MCQGLSNDGGENDGMDMITGQIKTLWEQAYSIWLSGGWGMIALAVNALVLFGLGMHILLRLNEKGFRTMPEKTWRHWIDYPDERQGPIGELLDFVTNSNSLKHTADLFQELRTSEIASFERDLRVMKICVSVSPLLGLLGTVTGMLTTFGALASRAGGEKTMGLVAGGISEALITTETGLVIALPGLFFHYHLTRQHELYRGFLSHLQTVYTQKLYKKLHDQKVA; encoded by the coding sequence ATGATGGTGGGGAGAATGACGGAATGGATATGATAACCGGACAGATAAAAACGTTATGGGAGCAGGCGTATTCCATCTGGCTATCCGGCGGATGGGGCATGATAGCGCTGGCGGTAAATGCCCTGGTGCTGTTTGGTCTGGGAATGCATATACTACTCAGGCTGAACGAAAAGGGATTCCGTACCATGCCGGAAAAAACCTGGCGCCACTGGATTGATTATCCGGATGAACGGCAGGGGCCGATTGGCGAACTTCTTGATTTTGTAACAAACAGTAATTCGCTCAAGCATACTGCCGATCTCTTTCAGGAGTTGCGCACGAGTGAGATTGCTTCGTTTGAGCGTGACCTGCGAGTTATGAAAATCTGTGTCAGCGTGTCTCCGCTGCTGGGGTTACTCGGGACGGTAACCGGTATGCTTACCACGTTTGGCGCTCTGGCGTCAAGAGCCGGGGGGGAAAAAACCATGGGGCTTGTGGCCGGCGGGATCTCCGAGGCATTGATTACGACAGAAACCGGGCTGGTTATCGCGCTGCCGGGTCTTTTTTTTCACTATCACCTGACCCGTCAACATGAACTGTACAGAGGTTTCCTTTCCCACCTTCAAACCGTGTATACTCAGAAGCTTTATAAAAAACTTCATGACCAGAAGGTGGCATGA
- a CDS encoding PstS family phosphate ABC transporter substrate-binding protein translates to MHAETMVDANIKPYTKMSGISGNLNSIGSDTMNNLMTFWAEGFNKVYPNVKAQIEGKGSTTAPPALISGTAQIGPMSRAMKPTEIDAFEKKYGYKPTQIRTALDALAVYVNKDNPVKGLSLPQVDAIFSKTRRGGYSEDIMKWGQLGLVDDWTNRPISLYGRNSASGTYGYFKEHALFKGDYKDSVKEQPGSASVVQGVAEDRYAIGYSGIGYRTSGVCSVPLAVKEGRHFIEAELDNVLNGSYPLARFLYVYINKKPGQPLDPLVREFVKFILSREGQGVVIKDGYMPLPEKVIVEELKKVDDE, encoded by the coding sequence ATGCACGCGGAAACCATGGTAGATGCGAACATTAAACCGTATACAAAGATGAGTGGGATTTCCGGAAACCTTAATAGTATTGGTTCCGATACGATGAATAATCTTATGACGTTTTGGGCCGAGGGCTTTAATAAGGTATATCCGAATGTGAAGGCCCAGATAGAAGGAAAGGGGTCTACAACTGCACCTCCTGCATTAATTTCCGGGACGGCCCAGATTGGTCCGATGAGCAGGGCTATGAAGCCGACAGAGATAGACGCATTTGAAAAAAAGTATGGATATAAGCCTACCCAGATAAGAACGGCCCTGGATGCCCTGGCCGTATATGTAAACAAGGATAATCCCGTAAAAGGGCTGAGCCTCCCTCAGGTGGATGCAATCTTTTCAAAGACCCGCAGGGGCGGATACAGTGAAGATATTATGAAATGGGGACAACTTGGTCTGGTTGATGACTGGACGAACAGGCCGATCAGCCTCTATGGACGTAACTCTGCTTCCGGCACCTATGGATATTTTAAGGAACATGCATTGTTCAAAGGTGATTACAAGGACTCCGTAAAGGAACAACCGGGATCTGCATCCGTGGTACAGGGCGTAGCGGAGGATCGTTATGCCATAGGGTACAGCGGCATTGGATACCGGACATCCGGTGTTTGTTCTGTACCCCTTGCGGTAAAAGAAGGAAGACACTTTATTGAGGCAGAATTGGATAATGTGCTCAACGGTTCTTATCCATTGGCCCGGTTTTTGTATGTCTACATCAATAAAAAACCGGGACAGCCCCTTGACCCGCTTGTAAGAGAATTTGTAAAATTTATCCTGAGCAGGGAGGGACAGGGAGTGGTAATAAAGGATGGATATATGCCTCTTCCTGAAAAAGTTATTGTGGAAGAACTGAAAAAGGTAGACGATGAGTAG
- a CDS encoding TonB family protein, translating to MKKHKTDLIIGRLRHHLWVLAGAVVLTFLFFLVLPLMQTISKPPRTDLLVQNVVTANVPPPPPPEEEEAEEEAEQEEPPPELAEEAPPLDLSQLELALNPGFNEGAMGGDFAVSLKTIGSGEGSEGDSLDALFSMADLDQKPRVLYQPGPALDKKVRKKAPGTVYILFIVNQNGRVEKPMVQSSSDPVFEKPALAAVRQWKFEPGKRQGKPVRFRMRVPITFPKG from the coding sequence GTGAAAAAGCATAAAACGGATTTGATAATCGGCCGGCTGCGTCACCATCTGTGGGTTCTTGCGGGTGCTGTCGTGTTGACGTTTCTTTTTTTTCTTGTGCTGCCTCTGATGCAGACTATCAGCAAACCGCCGCGTACTGATTTGCTGGTGCAGAATGTGGTTACGGCAAACGTGCCGCCTCCACCTCCGCCAGAGGAAGAGGAAGCGGAGGAGGAGGCGGAGCAGGAGGAACCGCCTCCTGAACTGGCTGAAGAGGCGCCTCCGCTTGATCTTTCACAGCTTGAACTGGCACTCAATCCCGGTTTCAATGAAGGTGCGATGGGTGGCGACTTTGCTGTCAGTCTCAAGACCATTGGCTCAGGAGAAGGTTCAGAAGGAGACAGTCTTGACGCATTATTTTCAATGGCTGATCTTGATCAGAAACCGCGTGTTTTGTACCAGCCGGGGCCGGCATTGGATAAAAAGGTGCGTAAAAAGGCCCCGGGGACGGTCTATATTCTTTTTATTGTTAACCAAAATGGTCGTGTGGAGAAACCCATGGTACAGAGTTCAAGCGACCCCGTTTTTGAAAAACCGGCGCTGGCCGCCGTGAGGCAGTGGAAATTTGAGCCTGGCAAGCGGCAGGGTAAGCCCGTACGGTTCCGCATGCGGGTGCCCATTACATTCCCGAAAGGATAG
- a CDS encoding biopolymer transporter ExbD gives MGRFRELATDDSAETGIDISPLIDCVFILLIFFIVTTTFVEETGVEVDKPMAASASRLEKTSILIALTEKGEVVYGGREIGISGVRPLVKRMLQKEDIPVIIQADTAAQSGLLVRIIDEAKLAGAIKVSVATRQSKS, from the coding sequence ATGGGACGTTTTCGTGAATTAGCGACGGATGACAGCGCTGAAACAGGGATTGACATATCCCCGTTGATTGACTGTGTATTTATTCTGCTTATATTCTTTATTGTAACCACCACGTTTGTTGAAGAAACCGGTGTTGAGGTAGATAAGCCAATGGCCGCTTCCGCCTCACGGCTTGAAAAAACCAGTATTTTAATCGCGCTGACTGAAAAGGGCGAGGTAGTTTACGGCGGGCGTGAAATTGGTATCAGTGGTGTAAGGCCGCTCGTGAAACGCATGCTTCAGAAGGAGGATATTCCTGTTATCATTCAGGCCGATACGGCTGCTCAGTCCGGTCTGCTGGTGCGTATTATTGATGAGGCAAAGCTGGCAGGGGCCATAAAAGTAAGTGTAGCTACCAGACAATCCAAAAGTTGA